The Saprospiraceae bacterium genome contains the following window.
CCATCCATACAAATTCGTCGCTGGCCAAACGACTTATGTGTGATAAATGATTTGGGTTTTTAGTTTCGGTCAATTCAAGATAATAAATGATTGCTCCTGCAGCTATTTGACCCGAAAGATATTCATCGACTCCAAAGCCTTTTAGGCTGCTTACATTAAAATGCCTTAATAGTTTTTCTCTTGAAAAATCTAGTTGAAATATCCAATCTTCTAATGGATAGGTATAGTAATGCTCATTAAAATTTGTATCAAAAAACCCTGTTTTTGATCTTGCTAGAATAATTTCAGAAGGCTGAAAGCTTTCCAGAAGCTTTTGTATATATTCTAAAGGTCCCTGGGATAAATAGAACTCTCCAGTTGAAACATCCGCTAGTGAAATGCCAATTCCATTGACATCAATATATAAAGCTGCAAGAAAATTATTTTTTCTGTGGTCGAGTAATTTATCATCATAGGTAATACCTGGAGTTATTACATCGGTGATTCCTCTTTTGACTATTTTTTTTCCTTTACTAGGCTTTTCTAATTGCTCGCAGATGGCAACCCGATACCCAGCTCGAACCAATTTAGGAAGATATGCATCCAAGGAATGGTAAGGAAAACCGGCCAGCTCAATATCAGATCCTCCATTGTTTCTTTTGGTTAGAACGATCCCCAGGACTTTGGATGTTGTAATCGCGTCTTCGCCAAATGTTTCATAAAAGTCGCCCACTCGATATAAAAGGATCGCATCTGGATGCTTTGCCTTCATCGTGTAATACTGCTCCATCAATGGAGTCATAGTATTGATTTCAAATAAGAGTGCTTCTCCTTTCAATTTGTGATTTGCCACAAATATAACGTGTATCTTTATACGACAAGAAGCCAGAAACTAATTAAAAAAAATTACATGGCTTCAAATTTCGTTTTAGATTTGTAATACGTTTTGTACCGATTTATCAAAAACTGATGTTATGATTTCAGCATTTAGAGCTCTAAAAGACGAGGAGTACCAAACTCTTATTGAAGCCATTCCACTTATTGCCATTTTAATTGCTGGGGCAGATAATGATATCGACCTGAATGAAAAAGCATGGGCTGAAAAAATTGTAAGAATAAGGAGCTATAGCAATCATTTTGATTTAAAACCTTACTATAAAGATGTGGATTCACAATATAGTGAGTTGTTTGATAAATTCTTAAGATCGCTTCCTAAGGATGCAGATTCAAGAAGTCGCGAAATTTCTAAAAAATTAGTGGCAATCAATGATATTTTCATCAAATTAAATATGCGTACAGCCAGTCAATTGTATTCATCTTTTATAGCATATGCTGAACAAATTGCAAGAGCTTCAGGAGGCATTTTAAGGATGATGTCTGTAAGTAAAGAAGAAAGCATGTTTATTGGCTTGCCTATGATTGATCCAATATTCTATGAAGAACTTGACGAAGAGGAATAGGCAATTAAACTGAGCGTTTAATAAGTTATCCAAAAATTAATTCTTATTACCTGGTCATCGCCAAAGTCAAACGCTTTTTTGAAAGTAATTATAAGCTAATCAAACTAGATTTATAGTTTGAAAAAAATCAAAAGCAAATTGGATATTACCTAATTATTTAATTACAATTTGCTGTGTTAGTAATTTTGAACCGTCGATCCACTGAATATAAAATAATCCGCCATTGCTTATCGTGTTCAAATCAATTGTATTCTTTGAATTATTATTGAATTGAATGATACGTCCCTGAGTATCCATTACTTTAATTTGTTCAATGGAATTGGATTTATTTGTTAATTGCCCACTGGTTGGATTTGGGAACCAATAATTTATAATCAAATCTTCCTGATGGCTTGCTGAAGCGCAGTCTTGTTCGGAGACAAGCGTTAAAATATACTCACCTGGAAAAGCAGGTCCGGGATATTCGGTTACATATGGAAAAGGGATGCCCAAATTAATCGTTAATGTCATTTTAATTATGGGTTTAAAATCTCCCGGTATATTATCTGTTGTTGCAGTTCCTCGTAAAACCAAACAACCTGAGGTATTTTTATTAAAAACACAATTGGGAGGATTGCATGCATAACTAATTCCTTTAGGCAATCCTGTTATTGCGTTTACTGTATCAATGGCTACTTTTTCAAGCGCAATTGGAGATGGAAATGCTGGAACAAGTACTGTATCCGGCACCACTACGGTAAATACAAATTCATAGGGTTTATTGATGCACGCTTTTTTGGTGATGCCTCCATTGGGATTTGTCGGACTTACAGGTTTAGGATAAACTCCTGCAGAAGAATCTCTATAAATCGAGTCAGGTAAACAATTTTGCGATTGTACGGAGCATACGATAAAGAAATTCAAGATGATCAGGTAAAAATGCTTCATATTTGACGAGGTATATTTTAATGCAAGTTAAGAATTTTAAATGACAAAGAAAATACTTTATTCCGGATTCATTGGTTTCCTGTTGTTAAACTTTTTGTCTGCACAATCACACACGTATACAGGAAAAATTGTAGATATTAGAAATGGAGCAGAATTGCAGGGGGTAACCGTTGCCACAAGCAAGTTGGCAGTATTTACTGACGAATTTGGAAAATTTGAAATTGAGTTGCCTGATAGTATCCGTACCGTATTAGTTAAAATGGTTGGTTATAAAGAATTTATACTGTCGCTTACAGAACCAAGCGATCTGATTATTGAATTGGAGCCGGAATCGTATCTGCTTAATACAACCGTGATCACATCTTCCCGATTCGAGAAACCTATAGAAGAATCACCGGTTTCTATTAACGTGATCAAAGCATCCTTGTCAGATCGCTTAAGCACAAACAGTTGTGCGCAATTGTTAGACCGGGTGCCGGGTGTTCAGATCATTGACGGTCAGGCAAATATTAGAGGAGGATCTGGGTATTCTTATGGGGCTGGAAGCAGGGTTTTGTTATTGTTGGATGACTTGCCTGTTTTAAATCCCGATGCAGGGTATCCCAACTGGGATGATCTGCCATTGGAAAATTTAGGGCAAATTGAAATTTTAAAAGGTGCCTCCTCATCCCTTTACGGGAGCTCCGCAATGAATGGGATTATTCATTTTAGAACCAATTTTCCTGGCTCGGACCCCTTTACAAGCATTTCATTTATTCCAAAAGTCTATTTAAATCCATCAAGCGGAAAGCAATGGTGGGGTAAAGACAGTGTGGTGGCAATTCCTTATGAAGGAATCGTAAATTTTGTACATCGTAAAAGATATAGCTGGGCTGATTTGTCTGCCAGTATGAGTTTTACAAGTAAAACAGGTTATAATAAAGATCATAATTCTAAAAATGGACGGATCCATTTATTAGTACGTAAACGAATTCATGATCGTTTTACCCTCAATTTAGGTTTAAATTACAATCAAGGTGAAAGTTCAAGTTTTTTCTACTGGAAAGACAATGGCTATTTTGAAGGAGCTCCGGGATCCTCCAGTTCGAGTAACAAAATAAGATTTACGATAGATCCTTCTGTAAATTATGAAAGCAAAAATGGCTTCCAGCATAAACTTAAAACCAGATTTTATCATGTTTTTAATGGTGCAGATAATAACCAGGAAAATAAAAGCAACAATATTTACACAGAATACCAAATCGGAAAATCGTTTAAAAAGCTTGGATTACAATGTTTAGCCGGTACGCTGTACACCCAATCCTGGACCATTGCAGAGCTTTATAGCGATACTCGATTTACACACAGAAATCTAGCTTTCTTTGGTCAGATTGAAAAAAGTCTTTTTAGTCGGCTCATTTTAAGTGGAGGCCTTCGATATGAGTCATATCAAATTAATGGACCTGAATCGCTATCAGGGGTATCTATTGATCCAAAAGTCACGGAAGACACTACCTTGTTTCGATTTGGTATCAACTACAGGGTATTTAAAGCAACTTATTTGCGGGGATCTTACGGTCAAGGATACCGATTCCCAACGATTGCCGAAAAATTTATAAGCACAAAAGCAGGAGGATTAAGCATTGTCCCAAATCCAAATCTGCATTCAGAACGAGGCTCAAGCTTTGAGCTTGGAATGAAGCAATTGCTAAAATTTGAAAATTTGGAAGGATTGATTGATTTTTCAATATTCCAATCGCGCTATTATGACATGATGGAATTTGTTTTGAATAACCAATTGCAATTTCAATCCAGAAATATTGGGGATACAGATATCAGAGGGTTTGAGTTAGAATTATTGGCTAGAATGCAAATGGGTGAGACAAAGCTTACTTTTGGAGGAGGATATACCTTCATCAATCCAAAGTATTTAGAATTTGATCTGGCAGGCAAACAATTGCCTATAAATGGACGGGATACGGCATCCAGGGCCAAACAAAATGCAGCCAATTCATCTTCCGATGAAAATATCCTTAAATATAGGTCTAAGCATCTCTTTCGATCGGATCTCCAAGTGGACTATAAGTCCTTTTATATGGGCATGGCATTTAATTATGCATCCCATATGCATGCCGTTGATTGGTTGTTTGAATTGAATGTATTTATTAAAGGGATAAAGGATTATCGAACAACCCACAACCATGGATATCGGGTTTATGACTTTAGAATGGGGTACCATTTTGCACATTTGGACTTCCAGATAAATGTGGATAATTTGTTCAATGAAGACTACAGTATCAGACCTGGAATTCTGAATGCCCCTAGAAATTTAACCCTCCGTGGAACATATACGTTTTAAAAATTTATATAAGATCTTATAAATTAAGTACATAATAATAATAAGCTTTAAAATAAACCTTAGGAAAATCCTGAAAATCAATCTCAATTCGCTTGGAAGCACTATATTTGCGACGTTTTCCAAAAATTTAAGAATTTTTACATATGTCTGAGAAAGGAATTGTGAAGTGGCTTTTATTCGCCATCATATTTGTTTGTGTTTTGCAATTTGTTTATTACCTGCCAACAAACAGGGTAGAGCGGGATGCGGAGCAGTATGCTGAAGAACAAAGTGCTTCAATTACGGATGATCTCGCCAAACAAACTGCTATAAAGGCAAATCGGATTAAATACCTGGATTCACTTTCAAGTGAGAAGATTTTCAGGATTCCACTTATTAAGGAATATACGTATTCCGATTTAAAAAAGCAGCAACTGGCTTTGGGTCTTGATTTGAAAGGGGGCATGAGCTCCATACTTCAAATTGATTTAAGTGAATTGTTGATATCCTTATCCAATAACAATCCGGATCCCGCTTTTAAAACAGCAATTCACAACGCTGGGGAGCGTATGAAAACGAGCCAAACGGATTTTATTACCCTTTTTGTTCAGGAATACCAAAAGGAATCAGGTGGAAAGAAACTAGCTGTTCTATTTTCCCGCAGTTCTACCATGAAAGATAGGATCAACTTTGAATCTTCGGATATTGATGTGGCCCGAATTCTTCGCCAAATTGCCGACGAAACCGTTGATTTAACTTTTAAACGTCTTAAAGACCGGATTGATAAATTAGGAGTTACTCAGCCCAACGTTTCTTTGGATAAAGCCAGAGATATGATTGTTGTTGAATTACCTGGCATCGATAATCCTGAACGTGCCAGAAAATACCTCCAGGCAAGTGCAAAATTGGAGTTTTGGGAAGTTTATAGAAACATTGATCCAGGTGTATATGAAGCCATTATTAATGTAGATAAAAAACTGAAAGCCCTTGCAAAAGGGGATACTTCAACTGTAATTAAAGATGAATATACTTTAAAGGATAAATACGAATACACACGTGATTCTTTAGGGAATCGTTTGGATTCAACCTTAGTGGGTACAGATACAATCCGCGCGGTGGATCCATTATCTGAAAAGGGTCCATTGCTCAGTATTTTCACACCTTCAGGAGGTGCAGCTGGCGCTTATTCTATCATTGGAACTGTTGAAAAATCAAATAGAAGTCGATTTTTAGAATTGGTAAATAAGCAAGAAGTTCAACCCTTTTTACCATCAGATATGGAATTTAGGTTGGATCATAAGCCAATAAAAAACACCACGGATAATACCACTTCTACTACCTATGCAGTTTATGCTATCAAAAAACGTCCGGGGGCATCTGCTGCTCCTTTAGATGGTGAGCATATTGCCAGAGCTTCAGCCAATCCGGATAACGTAACCGGTGAGGTCGTGGTAAGTTTGGCAATGGACAATAAGGGGTCAAAGATTTGGGGAGATATGACTACGAGAGCTGCCAATGATAATAAAAGAGAAATTGCCATTTTATTAGATGATGAAGTCGTATCCTGCCCAAGTGTTCGTGAACCAATTCTTGGAGGTAATTCTCAGATTTCAGGAAGTTTTACCATCGACGAAGCAAAAGATTTAGCTAATATTTTGCAAGTAGGAAAATTGCCTGCAAAAACTAAAATCGTTCAGGAGTCTTTGGTCGGTCCTTCCTTAGGAAAAGAAAATATTGTAAAATCATTGTGGTCGATTTTGGGTGGGTTTTTTCTCGTCCTGACTTTTATGGTGGTTTATTATACGGGCGGTGGATTTGTTTCCATTGTTGCAATGTTTTTAAACGTATTGTTTATATTAGCAACCCTGGCATCATTTGGAACTGTTTTAACCTTACCGGGAATTGCTGGTTTGGTTTTAACCATGGGTATTGCGGTGGATGCAAACGTAATTATCTATGAGCGTATAAAAGAAGAAATGGCAGCTGGCCGAACCTACTTAGAGGCCATTAAAAAAGGTTTTTATCATTCATATTCTGCAATCATAGATTCTCACGTCACTTCTTTGTTGACCTGTATCGTTTTATTTATCTACGGTCTGGGTCCAATTAAAGGATTTGCAATCGTGTTGATCATCGGTATTATCTTTTCATTATTTACTTCAGTGTTGGTGTCCAGACTTATAATTGATTGGTGGACTATCAATAAAGGAAAAGCTTTGAGTTTTTCAAGTAAAATAACGGAGACTGCGTTTAAACACATTAATGTGGATTGGGTTGGACATAGAAAGTACAACTACATCTTCTCTCTAACTTTGATCATAATTAGTTTCATTTCATTCTTTACAAGAGGTTTTGAATTAGGTGTCGAGTTTAAAGGTGGTTATTCTTATAATGTTTCTTTTGATAAAAATATTGATGTAGAAAAACTAAGAAACTCTTTAACCAAAAGCCTTGAGGGAAATCCAGTTGTAAAAAGTGTGGATTCTAAAAATACTTATAACATAACAACATCTTATTTAATCAATGAAACGGGTGAAGATGTGGTGGATCGAGTAAATCATAAATTACTCGAAGGGATCAATGAAGCAACTGGAGAAGATGTAAAGTATGAGGATTTTGTTAAAAACGAAAATTCTAGTACTCATATCACTTCTTTTAGTAAAGTAGGACCCATCATCGCAGATGATATAAAGGCAAGTGCTTATAAAGCTATTTTATTATCGCTTTTAGTAATATTTATATACATCCTGTTTAGGTTTTATAAATGGCAATACAGTCTGGGCTCTATTGTCGCTTTATTTCACGATACCGTTGTGGTTTTGGGAGCCTTTTCGTTATTTCATGGCCGATTGCCATTTGCAATGGAAGTTGACCAAACTTTGATTGCAGCGGTATTGACAATAATTGGTTATTCAATGAACGATACTGTTATTGTATTCGACAGGATCCGGGAATTTTTGAAAATGGACAGTGATAAGTCAGACAAGGAATTGGTGAATGCTGCCATTAACACAACGTTGTCGCGTACCATTAATACATCCTTGGCTACCATGTTGACAATTATATTGTTGTTTTTCTTTGGGGGTTCAAGTACAAAAGGATTTTGTTTCGCCATGATTATAGGTATTATTATTGGTACATATTCTTCGATATGTGTTGCCATGCCTATTGTTATTGACTTTACAAAAAATTTAAAATATACAATTAAAAAAGAAACCAGTAAGCTGACGAAACAAGTAGCTAAGGTTTAAATTTAATATTAGATATAAAGCGCCATTTAGTTAATTACTAAATGGCGCTTTTTTTTATAAATGAAATATCCTTTGCTTTATTGCTTCTTTTTTAAGAATTTGATCTGTATGAATCAGTTGAGAGTTGATGGAAAATATACATATGAGCTTAAAATAGCTATTGAAAGCTGAATTTCATCGATTGTATTTAATCAATTAGAATGGATGGATAAAATGGGCGAACAGTAAGTTGTCATACCCTGTTCAAATAAACACGAATAAATCTTGCATTTAGTTAACGAGGAGCGTTTCATATGAGTTTTCTGAATTAGTAATTTTTAAGAATATCTGTATAACTTTGAAACGATTAAAGCGTTATTATCTGGATGAATAAGTTTGGAATTCTGTTGACCTTGCTATTGGCAGCTTGCAGCTACCAAATTAAAATCAAAACAGGGGATCAGGCCTTTCAAAGCAAACAGTATGCAAATGCTATTGGTTTTTATAAGAATGAAATCGATCAAGTTTCAAGTCCAAAGGAAAAAGCATTCAAAGCATTTAAATTAGGCCAGAGTTATAAATATTTGAGTGATTACGACCAATCGCTTGGATGGTTCAAAAAGGCTTATGATTGGAATTATGGTTTGAAAGCATTGGAGGAATATGCAATCGCTTTGAAAAACACAGGAGATTATGAAGCTGCTATTTTAGCTTATCAGGAATTAATGCAAGAGCTAAAAGGTGGCATGGAGTATAAAAAGGATATTCAAATTTGTAAGCTAAATTTGGAGTGGATTAAACAAAGAACAGATTTCTATTATAAATTGACCAATTTTACTGCTGTTAACGATAAGGCGTCTGATTATTCAGCACTTTCTGTTGACAGTTCAAAACTATATTTTGTATCTGATAGACTTTCTGAGACAAGACATGATAATTCTAAGTTTGGCTGGACAGGAAGAAGCTTTTCGGATATATATTTATTTCAAAACGGTTTGGTCGTATCGTTGCCGGAACCGATCAACAGCCAGTCAAATGAAGGTTCATTTTGTTTTAATTCTACAGGAAATAAAATTTACTTTACAAGATGTGATGCAAATGATCAGCCCGAAGACTATTGTAAAATTTATGAATCTGAGTATATTAATGGAAGTTGGGGCGAGCCGGAACGATTAGATTTAGGATTTGACAATTCAAATGTTTATCATCCTGCATTATACAAATCGGATTCAATTTTAGTTTTTAGTTCAAATGCACCGGGAGGTATAGGGCAGTATGATTTGTATTTAAGTTATTTAGGAAATGAGGGTTGGACTGTTCCGGAGAATTTAGGAGAACCAATCAATTCAGCATATGATGAAAAATTTCCTGTTTGGTACAATGACACACTTTATTTTAGCAGCAATGGGCATCCTGGATTAGGCGGCTTGGACGTATTTAAAACATTTAAAATTTCGGATTCAAAATGGACTCCACCCATCAATTTGAAACCAGATATTAATTCGGAAGCAGATGATTTTGGATTTTTTATTGACAAAAGCTTCGTGGCGAATGATACTGTTTTTCAAAAAGCACTGTTGAGCTCAAACAGAAATTTCAATCGTCAAGATGAAATTTATTCAGTAGAATTAAGAAAACGCTCGCAGATTCCAAGTATCCAAGGTCCTAAAAAGTTTAAATGGGATGTACAGGCGAATATTCAATTTGTGACAGCAGAATCATATAAATCGCCAAAGCAAATTCCGGTGGATTCAGTCGATTTAATAGAAAAAATTTCTAAGAATTCTGTCAATTCAAAATCAAATTCACGGATTACACTCAAGCTGCTTCCAGGCGATTCATACACATTCTTGGCAAGTAAGAAGAATTATTTGAATAATGAATTTTCGTTCACCACGCCAGCGCAACCTGAATTGACTGCAGACAGTTTGTTTATATTAACACTAGTTGTAGAATTAATCCCGATTCGTTATGACGAAGAATTTGTAATTCCTGAATTGTACTATGATTTTGATAAATGGTATATAAGACAAGATGCTGTGGCTTCATTGGAAAAATTAAGAGGTTTGTTAAATACAAATCCGTTGATACGGATTCGTTTGGGTTCTCATACAGATTGCCGAGGCGATGAAAAATACAACCTTGAATTGTCCGAAAAAAGAGCGCATGCTGCAATGCAATGGTTAATAGCAAAGGGTATTGATTCCAATCGATTATTTCATACAGGGTATGGAGAAAACGATCCGGCTATTAATTGTTCTTGTGATTCCTGTTCAGAAGATGATCATCAAAAAAACAGGCGCACAACTTTTACGCTGATCAGATAAAATGACGAATCAACAGATACAAGCCACCGCTTAATAGAATGGTAGCCGGTAAAGTAAGGATCCAAGCCAACACGATGTTTTTAACTGTGCCTTTTTGAAGATTCTTTATTCCTTTAGATGCAACCATTGCACCCGCAACACCTGATGAGAGCACATGCGTAGTCGATACGGGTAGTCCCAAACCGGATGCTAGTCCTATGGTACTTGAGGCTACGAGTTCAGCCGAAGCCCCTTCAGCAAATGTCATGTGCCGTTTACCAATTTTTTCACCAATTGTTACAACAATTCGTTTCCAACCAATCATAGTGCCAATCCCCAAAGAAATAGAAATCAATAAAATGGTCCATGCCGGGACATAAGTAGTGTATTTATTCAATTTATGAATTCCATCTTTTAAGATTCGTTGATTAGATTTTTCAGTAATTAAATTGGGTTCTGACACGATTACTTTAAGCTCCTTTGAAAGTACACTCATTTGTTTGCGGGCAATCATCAGCTGGCGGCCTTGTTTGACATTTAAACTTTCAATGTATTTCTCAAAATGTTCCAATTTGTCTGCACTGGCACAAAGAGTACGTTCCATTTCATAGTTTAATGTAGATTCTCGATTTAAGGATTCTTTCATCAATTTTAAAGTATGAGCAAACTCATCTTTATTAAAATCCGGTGCCAATGCGTATTGCATGGGCATAAATGCCATAAGCACTATGAGCATCAGCCCAACCCCTTTTTGACCATCATTGCTACCATGAAAAAAACTAACCAATGTACAGGTTCCAATAAGGATAGCCCTTAACCAAAGTGGGGGAGCTTGGTCGTTTTCTGGTTCTTTAAAGATGGTTTTATCCTTTACAAAGGATTTTAGCATAAACATCAACACAATTGCCATTGAAAACCCAAAAAGAGGTGAAATCAAGAGGGAATTCATGATTTTATACGCTTCGCCCCAATTTACACCCACTTTGTCTCCACTTCCAGGTAATAATGAAAAAACAATTCCTACTCCCAATAAGGAACCGATCATCGTATGTGAACTTGAACAAGGTATGCCAAAGTACCAAGTACCTACATTCCAGATAATTGCACCAATTAATGCCGATACAATCATAGCGATGGCCTCAGAGAAATCACGAGTAAGCACAGATTCTAAGGGAATCAGTGCCGCTATTTTGCCGGCTACGGCCATTCCAAAGATGTAGGAACTGCAAATAACGCCTAAGAAATTCCAGATACCTGACCAGATTACAGCAGGTATTGGTTTTAGGCTTTTGGTGTATATCACGGTTGCAACGGCATTTGCAGTGTCATGAAAGCCATTGACAAACTCAAAAACACACACAGTAATAATGCAAAGCACACAAATAATTGCCATAGTGCCTTGCAAATCAATATTTATTTCAAACACTCCAATTAATTTTAGGCTTTGGGATTCGTAAATTTACACGGTTTGGCGGAATTGAAATGCGCAGTTTGACTTTTTATTAATAATTAGCAGCACCGGATATGAATATTTTTAAATTTATAATAAAACTAGTGATTTTAATCATTCTGATCGCTTTGCGCTATGGCTTAGGATCCGATTTTTTACAATCTTTTGTTGATAATTCTAATTTATTATATCCGCTATTTAGTTTTTTGATTTTCTGGACGTCCATCAATCTGGGAATCAGG
Protein-coding sequences here:
- a CDS encoding T9SS type A sorting domain-containing protein, yielding MKHFYLIILNFFIVCSVQSQNCLPDSIYRDSSAGVYPKPVSPTNPNGGITKKACINKPYEFVFTVVVPDTVLVPAFPSPIALEKVAIDTVNAITGLPKGISYACNPPNCVFNKNTSGCLVLRGTATTDNIPGDFKPIIKMTLTINLGIPFPYVTEYPGPAFPGEYILTLVSEQDCASASHQEDLIINYWFPNPTSGQLTNKSNSIEQIKVMDTQGRIIQFNNNSKNTIDLNTISNGGLFYIQWIDGSKLLTQQIVIK
- a CDS encoding TonB-dependent receptor; this translates as MTKKILYSGFIGFLLLNFLSAQSHTYTGKIVDIRNGAELQGVTVATSKLAVFTDEFGKFEIELPDSIRTVLVKMVGYKEFILSLTEPSDLIIELEPESYLLNTTVITSSRFEKPIEESPVSINVIKASLSDRLSTNSCAQLLDRVPGVQIIDGQANIRGGSGYSYGAGSRVLLLLDDLPVLNPDAGYPNWDDLPLENLGQIEILKGASSSLYGSSAMNGIIHFRTNFPGSDPFTSISFIPKVYLNPSSGKQWWGKDSVVAIPYEGIVNFVHRKRYSWADLSASMSFTSKTGYNKDHNSKNGRIHLLVRKRIHDRFTLNLGLNYNQGESSSFFYWKDNGYFEGAPGSSSSSNKIRFTIDPSVNYESKNGFQHKLKTRFYHVFNGADNNQENKSNNIYTEYQIGKSFKKLGLQCLAGTLYTQSWTIAELYSDTRFTHRNLAFFGQIEKSLFSRLILSGGLRYESYQINGPESLSGVSIDPKVTEDTTLFRFGINYRVFKATYLRGSYGQGYRFPTIAEKFISTKAGGLSIVPNPNLHSERGSSFELGMKQLLKFENLEGLIDFSIFQSRYYDMMEFVLNNQLQFQSRNIGDTDIRGFELELLARMQMGETKLTFGGGYTFINPKYLEFDLAGKQLPINGRDTASRAKQNAANSSSDENILKYRSKHLFRSDLQVDYKSFYMGMAFNYASHMHAVDWLFELNVFIKGIKDYRTTHNHGYRVYDFRMGYHFAHLDFQINVDNLFNEDYSIRPGILNAPRNLTLRGTYTF
- the secDF gene encoding protein translocase subunit SecDF, translating into MSEKGIVKWLLFAIIFVCVLQFVYYLPTNRVERDAEQYAEEQSASITDDLAKQTAIKANRIKYLDSLSSEKIFRIPLIKEYTYSDLKKQQLALGLDLKGGMSSILQIDLSELLISLSNNNPDPAFKTAIHNAGERMKTSQTDFITLFVQEYQKESGGKKLAVLFSRSSTMKDRINFESSDIDVARILRQIADETVDLTFKRLKDRIDKLGVTQPNVSLDKARDMIVVELPGIDNPERARKYLQASAKLEFWEVYRNIDPGVYEAIINVDKKLKALAKGDTSTVIKDEYTLKDKYEYTRDSLGNRLDSTLVGTDTIRAVDPLSEKGPLLSIFTPSGGAAGAYSIIGTVEKSNRSRFLELVNKQEVQPFLPSDMEFRLDHKPIKNTTDNTTSTTYAVYAIKKRPGASAAPLDGEHIARASANPDNVTGEVVVSLAMDNKGSKIWGDMTTRAANDNKREIAILLDDEVVSCPSVREPILGGNSQISGSFTIDEAKDLANILQVGKLPAKTKIVQESLVGPSLGKENIVKSLWSILGGFFLVLTFMVVYYTGGGFVSIVAMFLNVLFILATLASFGTVLTLPGIAGLVLTMGIAVDANVIIYERIKEEMAAGRTYLEAIKKGFYHSYSAIIDSHVTSLLTCIVLFIYGLGPIKGFAIVLIIGIIFSLFTSVLVSRLIIDWWTINKGKALSFSSKITETAFKHINVDWVGHRKYNYIFSLTLIIISFISFFTRGFELGVEFKGGYSYNVSFDKNIDVEKLRNSLTKSLEGNPVVKSVDSKNTYNITTSYLINETGEDVVDRVNHKLLEGINEATGEDVKYEDFVKNENSSTHITSFSKVGPIIADDIKASAYKAILLSLLVIFIYILFRFYKWQYSLGSIVALFHDTVVVLGAFSLFHGRLPFAMEVDQTLIAAVLTIIGYSMNDTVIVFDRIREFLKMDSDKSDKELVNAAINTTLSRTINTSLATMLTIILLFFFGGSSTKGFCFAMIIGIIIGTYSSICVAMPIVIDFTKNLKYTIKKETSKLTKQVAKV
- a CDS encoding OmpA family protein: MNKFGILLTLLLAACSYQIKIKTGDQAFQSKQYANAIGFYKNEIDQVSSPKEKAFKAFKLGQSYKYLSDYDQSLGWFKKAYDWNYGLKALEEYAIALKNTGDYEAAILAYQELMQELKGGMEYKKDIQICKLNLEWIKQRTDFYYKLTNFTAVNDKASDYSALSVDSSKLYFVSDRLSETRHDNSKFGWTGRSFSDIYLFQNGLVVSLPEPINSQSNEGSFCFNSTGNKIYFTRCDANDQPEDYCKIYESEYINGSWGEPERLDLGFDNSNVYHPALYKSDSILVFSSNAPGGIGQYDLYLSYLGNEGWTVPENLGEPINSAYDEKFPVWYNDTLYFSSNGHPGLGGLDVFKTFKISDSKWTPPINLKPDINSEADDFGFFIDKSFVANDTVFQKALLSSNRNFNRQDEIYSVELRKRSQIPSIQGPKKFKWDVQANIQFVTAESYKSPKQIPVDSVDLIEKISKNSVNSKSNSRITLKLLPGDSYTFLASKKNYLNNEFSFTTPAQPELTADSLFILTLVVELIPIRYDEEFVIPELYYDFDKWYIRQDAVASLEKLRGLLNTNPLIRIRLGSHTDCRGDEKYNLELSEKRAHAAMQWLIAKGIDSNRLFHTGYGENDPAINCSCDSCSEDDHQKNRRTTFTLIR
- a CDS encoding inorganic phosphate transporter; the encoded protein is MAIICVLCIITVCVFEFVNGFHDTANAVATVIYTKSLKPIPAVIWSGIWNFLGVICSSYIFGMAVAGKIAALIPLESVLTRDFSEAIAMIVSALIGAIIWNVGTWYFGIPCSSSHTMIGSLLGVGIVFSLLPGSGDKVGVNWGEAYKIMNSLLISPLFGFSMAIVLMFMLKSFVKDKTIFKEPENDQAPPLWLRAILIGTCTLVSFFHGSNDGQKGVGLMLIVLMAFMPMQYALAPDFNKDEFAHTLKLMKESLNRESTLNYEMERTLCASADKLEHFEKYIESLNVKQGRQLMIARKQMSVLSKELKVIVSEPNLITEKSNQRILKDGIHKLNKYTTYVPAWTILLISISLGIGTMIGWKRIVVTIGEKIGKRHMTFAEGASAELVASSTIGLASGLGLPVSTTHVLSSGVAGAMVASKGIKNLQKGTVKNIVLAWILTLPATILLSGGLYLLIRHFI